One window from the genome of Pelodictyon luteolum DSM 273 encodes:
- a CDS encoding YbaB/EbfC family nucleoid-associated protein, with translation MGMPNFGDMMKQIQQAGEKMQDVQKQLEKLVTSGEAGGGMVKVTVNGKQRVLSLWIDPEIMDDAEMVQDLVLAAVNSALEASGRMAQEEISKVAGGMINPQDILKNLGQ, from the coding sequence ATGGGAATGCCGAATTTTGGCGATATGATGAAGCAGATCCAGCAGGCTGGTGAAAAGATGCAGGATGTGCAGAAACAGCTGGAAAAGCTGGTCACCTCCGGCGAGGCAGGCGGAGGCATGGTGAAGGTGACGGTCAACGGCAAGCAGCGGGTGCTCTCCCTGTGGATCGATCCCGAGATCATGGACGATGCCGAAATGGTTCAGGATCTGGTGCTTGCTGCCGTGAACAGTGCGCTCGAGGCCTCTGGCCGGATGGCGCAGGAGGAGATTTCGAAAGTGGCCGGCGGAATGATCAACCCTCAGGACATCCTGAAAAACCTCGGCCAGTAA
- the rsmA gene encoding 16S rRNA (adenine(1518)-N(6)/adenine(1519)-N(6))-dimethyltransferase RsmA — protein MTRVEYKHTEIAVKKKLGQNFLTDRNITRKIVAASGAGSQDRILEIGPGFGALTREILEVCPAFTVVEKDRALAAFIRQEYPQLQLIEADFLDIDLERLAAGGPLRVLGNIPYSITTPILFKLLENRRSITSATLMMQHEVAARLVATPSTKEYGILAVQLQTFCDVRYLFKVGRKVFRPQPNVDSAVISMVPKKNVAVEDAQAFSRFVRTAFHQRRKTLYNNLKDAYMLQAVDEGTLKLRAEALSIEKLADLFKLVQPLPAGEPPMKRDGRR, from the coding sequence ATGACAAGAGTTGAATATAAGCATACAGAAATAGCGGTAAAAAAAAAACTGGGGCAAAACTTCCTCACCGACCGGAACATCACCCGTAAAATCGTTGCTGCTTCGGGTGCCGGGTCCCAGGACAGGATCCTTGAGATCGGCCCCGGCTTCGGGGCGCTGACGCGGGAGATCCTTGAGGTATGCCCCGCCTTCACGGTGGTCGAAAAAGACCGGGCGCTGGCGGCATTCATCCGGCAGGAGTATCCGCAGCTGCAGCTCATTGAAGCGGACTTCCTCGATATTGACCTTGAGCGGCTGGCCGCCGGCGGCCCCCTGCGGGTTCTCGGCAACATTCCATACTCCATCACCACCCCCATTCTCTTCAAGCTGCTGGAGAACCGCCGCTCCATCACCTCGGCGACCCTCATGATGCAGCACGAGGTCGCTGCACGCCTCGTGGCGACCCCCTCGACGAAAGAGTACGGGATTCTGGCCGTCCAGCTGCAGACCTTCTGCGATGTCCGCTACCTCTTCAAGGTCGGCAGAAAAGTGTTCCGCCCTCAGCCCAATGTTGACAGCGCCGTCATCAGCATGGTGCCGAAAAAGAATGTGGCCGTAGAGGACGCTCAGGCATTCAGCCGTTTTGTGCGTACCGCATTCCACCAGCGGCGCAAAACGCTCTACAACAACCTGAAAGACGCCTACATGCTTCAGGCTGTCGATGAAGGAACCCTGAAACTCAGGGCCGAAGCGCTCTCGATCGAAAAGCTTGCCGATCTCTTCAAGCTGGTGCAGCCGCTCCCGGCGGGTGAACCACCCATGAAAAGGGATGGCAGAAGGTAA
- a CDS encoding transketolase family protein, with protein sequence MGENNIGAEAGQYVSRGNKATRTGFGEALLQAGHEDESVVALCADLTGSLNMHLFRDAYPERFIQTGIAEANMISMAAGLATTGKIPFAASFAVFATGRVYDQIRQSLCYSNLNVKVCASHAGLTLGEDGATHQILEDIGIMRGLPRMTVVVPADYSETKRAVKAVAAHNGPVYLRFGRPNIPDFSLDEDGFEIGKSIELHPGKDVTVIACGIMVWKALEAARILEKEGVGVRVINMHTIKPIDTLAIVRAANDTGAIVTAEEHQIHNGLGDAVAGVCARNIPVPIEMVGVEDQFGESGKPDDLLQKYKLTTEDILEKIYLALRRKD encoded by the coding sequence ATGGGAGAAAATAACATCGGAGCCGAAGCCGGGCAATATGTTTCCCGCGGAAACAAAGCCACCCGAACCGGATTTGGGGAAGCCCTGCTTCAGGCAGGCCATGAGGATGAATCCGTCGTCGCTCTCTGCGCCGACCTGACCGGCTCGCTCAACATGCACCTGTTCCGCGACGCCTACCCTGAGCGCTTCATTCAGACCGGTATTGCCGAAGCGAACATGATTTCCATGGCAGCAGGCCTTGCGACCACCGGGAAGATCCCGTTTGCCGCCAGTTTCGCCGTGTTTGCCACCGGCCGGGTCTACGACCAGATCCGCCAGTCGCTCTGCTACTCGAACCTCAATGTGAAGGTCTGTGCTTCGCACGCCGGGCTCACCCTCGGTGAAGACGGCGCGACCCACCAGATCCTTGAAGACATCGGCATCATGCGGGGCCTGCCGCGCATGACGGTGGTCGTTCCTGCCGACTACAGCGAGACGAAACGCGCCGTCAAAGCAGTTGCCGCCCACAATGGGCCTGTCTACCTGCGGTTCGGACGACCCAATATTCCCGACTTTTCTCTTGATGAAGACGGATTCGAGATCGGCAAGTCGATCGAACTCCACCCCGGGAAGGATGTCACCGTGATCGCCTGCGGCATCATGGTCTGGAAGGCGCTTGAAGCGGCCAGGATCCTTGAAAAGGAGGGCGTCGGCGTGCGTGTGATCAACATGCACACCATCAAGCCGATCGACACCCTCGCCATTGTACGCGCTGCAAACGATACGGGGGCGATCGTCACGGCTGAGGAACACCAGATCCACAACGGCCTTGGTGACGCCGTTGCCGGCGTCTGTGCCCGCAACATCCCTGTTCCTATCGAGATGGTGGGGGTCGAGGACCAGTTCGGCGAGTCGGGAAAACCTGACGACCTGCTCCAGAAATACAAGCTGACGACCGAGGACATTCTTGAAAAGATCTATCTTGCCCTTCGAAGGAAGGACTGA
- the recR gene encoding recombination mediator RecR — MQYSSSSIEALIDAFSRLPGVGRKTARRLAMYVLQQPRLEAERLARALIDVKDRVIRCSVCQNVTDREEDPCSICTSQGRDRTVICVVESPVDVLAFEKTGHYRGLYHVLHGVISPLDGVGPDDIKIRELLGRLSPEGIGGVREIVLALNPTIEGETTSLYLSRLLKPLGVEVTKIARGIPVGAELEFIDEATLSRAMEGRSAV; from the coding sequence ATGCAGTACAGCTCATCCTCAATAGAAGCCCTGATTGACGCTTTCTCGCGTCTTCCGGGCGTGGGCCGCAAAACCGCCCGTCGCCTTGCCATGTACGTTCTGCAGCAGCCGCGGCTTGAGGCCGAGCGGCTTGCCCGGGCGCTCATTGATGTGAAAGACAGGGTGATCCGCTGTTCGGTGTGCCAGAACGTGACCGACCGCGAAGAGGATCCCTGCTCAATCTGCACCAGCCAGGGGCGTGACCGGACGGTCATCTGCGTCGTCGAGTCGCCGGTCGACGTTCTCGCGTTTGAAAAGACCGGGCACTACCGGGGCCTCTACCATGTGCTGCACGGTGTGATCTCCCCGCTGGACGGGGTCGGACCGGACGACATAAAGATCCGCGAACTGCTCGGCCGGCTTTCACCCGAAGGGATCGGAGGCGTTCGTGAAATCGTGCTTGCCCTGAACCCCACGATTGAGGGCGAGACGACATCCCTCTATCTCAGCCGGCTGCTCAAGCCGCTGGGGGTGGAGGTTACAAAGATTGCCAGAGGCATCCCTGTCGGTGCCGAACTTGAATTCATTGACGAAGCCACCCTTTCCCGGGCCATGGAAGGCCGCTCGGCGGTCTAA